AGCATTAATACAATTTCCAATGACTCGACTACTATAGTCAGTCATCACTCATTGAATATGATCAATTAATTAAACCCTTAGTCAAATGACTCTAACGACGCCGATTATAGCGATTAATCGTTACCCTACCACTAATTGAATAGTCTAATGTCATATTATAACCACCAATCGTTACAATATCACGTCAATCGATTACAGAAattatttcaaataaattatttaaatataatTCGGAGATTATTACAATTATAtggtttatatttttaatttttaaaaatttgttataagaaacatatatatacaaagtaAAATTTAATGAAATATATTAACAACATTAATGCTAAGttattcaaaataataaataaataattattttcacaataatatttgttaaataagtaattataaataatttaatgaaatatattataaaataattataaaataaagacaattttttggcttaaataattagtttcaaaaaattgttacaaaaaGATTGgtttacaaattaaatattattaagttatatttatattttcaccaaATATTTGGTAGTATATTAcacaaatgattagaaaaatatcaaaaagtAGGGAGAATAGGACAAAAAAGTGGTgtcaatttataaatttttaataattaaaataaattctGCAAAAAGGGTCATTTTCccgcccaaaaaaaatattttcccgaCAAACCGGCTACTTAGAGAAccggttagagagagaaagggaaaacaCGTTGAAGTGTAGTCTTTTGTTGTGGTAAGTATACAATATTTTGTGGTAAGTGTCAGTATAAAATATGGTAAGTAGAGCCAGTGTTCATGATAAATATAAtgatgtttttttgaaaaaaaaaggcaaaaccaCCATACTTTTTGAAAGTAGTTTTGATCCAAGGACTGAGATTCACCCAAAATCTAATCTAAAGACCCATATTAAATGGAGCATCATGCTCCAATACCACGTTGGGACATCATAGGAAAATTGGGGCATCGTAGAAAAATTGATGCGCTACGCAATAACTACTGTATTTTACTACTACCAACAAATTAGTTGACCATTCGATTCAAGGGAGGAAAATGGCTGCCGGCCATATGAACCTGGCGACTCTGCTACTTTTTGGCCTCATCTACGGGTTTCAATTACAGGTTGCTCAACTTTCTCACGATCTATGTCCTTATTGTTTCGAATCTCATCATTTTAACCCTTCttgtatgttttgtttttcccttcATGATCCTAGAGCAAGTAATTGTCGTAAGATTGGATCCGAAACAAGCAAACCTACACTCGTCTATATGTAGCCAAAACAACAGTtgaaatacaaataaaattcaaGGAAACAGGCAAAGGTaagagagaaaggagaagatAGTCAGACCAGACAGACGTAGATTGCccttatatactccctccgtcccattatAAATGTACTATAGGAATACGTGCATTTTcaagccccaaaaaaaaaaactatctataatttttttttttaacaccaaATTAAGGTGCTCATTTTTACATGtttgggtttgaaaatgcatgtATTCCTATagtggacatttaaaaagggacgaagggagtatctGTTATCTGTTACTCTGTCGACAGGACTTTGGGAAAGCAGTTGACtttggaaaaacatcatcatatTTTACGTAGTTGTCGATCTTACATCATCAGACTGTATGTCTAGATATATATGTAGTTGAATGCATTAGCTCTGGATGGGTGTGCTAGGCCATCAGTTGCCTTCTAACGATCAACAGATATTTCAAGAAGTAAGATCCCCTTGAAGAGCTTTGGTTTGTACGTGGAAAAAATAATCTGTAATCAATAAAGTTAGATACCTGTTGTTACTAACCTTATTAGTTTCTTAAGTTATCATGGTTGGCTTTTCCCAAGTAAATAAGGTTAATAGCATTTGTAAGGTGGTAACCACTGAAGATCCTCTGCAGCGAAAGGCTTGATTATTGATTATACAGCAATGGTCTTCCTTGTATGAAGATCTGAGTGCATACAAACGTAGAATTTCTTTTAACAAAAGTGATATGATTCAGTTGGGGAATTGATCTCAGCTAAGGGGGAGGTTTAAGGACTTTTATTATACTCAGCTTTCTCTAATGGAAAACTATTTTCCGGCTTTAATGTAATATCATTGTCGAGGAATTTGAAGTTTGCCTTGTACCAAGCTGTTCTGGAAAGATCAATGGACTAGGTAAACTAGTTGGCGTTTTGTGCTACTGCCAGTTTAGTAACATCATTGGAATTTTCTAGTCTAGATTTCATTCTTAATTGGAAGGAAGGACATTTAGAAAGATCTTAACTTATTCACTTATGTTAGATGCTACTCGTTAAAGTGTGCAGAGAGCACACCACCGTTTGATGTGTTTAATGAGTTTAGTTAATGTTCATTTTCAATTGTCTAAAAAATTGTCCGTAGCAATTGTTCATATGACCTAATGTTCTAAACTCTACTTGTAATCAATATTCTAAGTGAACATAATGCCTCTCACGGGGCATACAATCAAGTAGTGTCTTAGATTCCCAACAAAAGTGagttttattcaaaagaaatcGACGAAGAGATGCAATGTATATATACTCGAGGTTCACGAGCCTAATTGAGCCAAATACTACCATGTTCAATAaatgagcctaaaattgaggctcaGGTTTGGTTCATTTAGTATGGAATCAAACTCGAATGAGCCTTTACCAAGTCGAGTGTTGAACAGTTCATGAACGGCTGAGTTCACTTGCAGTCCTAGTTATATACTAGAATGATATGATCATTCTAAAGTTTCTTTTACGTTTGATTCGCTAAAAAAGCTACAACGTAGATGACAAGGGAATAATCAATCATCAAAATACGGATGACCTAcatgtgaagcgaagtcccacatctcttgggtaccaaagtaatatgaaccaatattttaaaaatcgaTAGGCGCTAGTTGGGCGCATAGTTGTCAAAAGCACGCCTAGGCCCTAGGCGAGGCGAGGCGAGGCGCACCCTAAGCGCCTTGCCTAGCCCTAGGCAAGGCGACTTGAACAAGGCGCAGGGTAGGCGCACAACGCGAGAAAAAGCGACCAGGCAAGAGGCGAGAAAAAAGCGCtcttcttttaactttgatTCACAACCGTTGGATCCAAGATTTAAGTTAAACATATGCCTCAGTTGTTCGAAGGAGCAGTGAACTGATCGACTTCtctgggtctctctctctatatcgaACAGCAGCAGCAGGTGATCAATTTCTTTGGGTCTCTCACTCTCAATCAATCGATCAACTGAGGTACTCTCTCCAtcgactctctctccctctctctctgaatcAACAATTCTCTCCATCGACATTCTCTCTAGTCTCTCCAACGACATTGTCGAcacgcactctctctctctatgaatCAACagctctctctcaatctctcaccactctctctctctctctctccatacgtATATACTATTACTCTCCTCTCCTGTACATAACACAACACACTGAAAACAAGTTGATCGTGTTTGTTTAAATTGAACttgtttgtttaattattttcagaaTCAGGAGTAATTATTTTCAAAAGTAATTAATCTAAATATATAGAAACAAGTTcgaattttctaaaaataatttctttaatGTTTGTAGctttatataaaaatatgttcTTTAAATTCAAAGAGTGTATTATTACTTGAAATATTAGTGTGTGCtagttttcctatttttttccgCATAGGTGCGCCTCGCTTCAAAAAGGCACGCTTCTCGCCTCAGGCCCAACAGGACTTTGCGCCTCGGTGCGCTTTTCGCTCTTGACAACTACGGTCAGGCGGAGAAGGGGCGCCAACGCCGACTAGTTGGCCGCCTAACGCCTTGGCGAGGAGTAGGTGCAGACTAGTCGGCTGCTtaatctaggcgttggaccacCGCCTAGTGCCTAGGCGAGGACTAGTCGGCCGGCTTTTAGAACAATATTATGAATTTTGAACTCTGGTATTAGAGCTAGGCACCAGAGATGGGTAGGATGCATATCATCCTATGACAAGGCTAAAAGATggctattcaattttttttcccagacATTCCAAGAAGCAAAAATTATCTTGTGGTAATGATGTTGGTGCtagtttatattgatgatatttCAAGGTACTATCATCAAAGCAAACAAAGAGCAGACTATTTAatgtttaattttgatttcaaGTTATTTTCACTCTGATAGATGTTTTATAGCCCAATATCCAATAGGCTCGATGCAGTTCAAAAACAACTACTGGCTCGAAAAATTATTCAGGGCCTCGGTGGAATTGCCGTACACGTCATTTTCATCACATACTTCTGCTCATCTGAACTTGGTAATGAAATTCGCACAAATTCATGGTGGTTATTAGGTGTAAGGTTGTGCTAAATGATTTTCCCGCAAGCTCAGATTTAGTTGTTATGTGAGTGTCATCTGCCTGGTACACTACACTCAGATATCAGTTGTTATGTTTAACGGCTTCTCTAATGCTGAAAACTGGTGCTGGAGAGAGTATGACAGTGGAGTGGGCTCCACTTGATTGGGTCTCACATTCTATATGCCAGCAGACTTAAtgtgtaagagcatctccaatgacTGTTTTAGGAAGTGTGTTAGTATCATATATTGAGACTTGAGAGGGATGAAATATGAGTGTTTTTGGTGCAAGTTTATATAGGTATTAAAGGGGGAAATCACTTTAGTGACACCATTCGAACATCCAATCAATCTCTAAATTAAGACACCCTTAACGCATAAAAATTGGGTTCCacttttttctactttttgactTATAAAACACCTTTTACTTTGCGTTTCTAATTACACCATTGTAGATGCTCTAACCAGTTGGAAGGAGACCGAAAGGGGTCTCCTGCTTTTTAGTGGTTGATGGATATTTAAAGGTAGCTTTAGACGAGCTTTTATTACTTTGTCTAGCATTGGTAGTTGGtagtattctctctctctctctctctctctctctctctctctctctctctctctctctctctcgctctcatgattttttttggagatcAGGGGCTCCCACTctattttagtttatttttttccccggTAAATGTACTCATTTCATCATAGCCCAAACGCAGAATACAACCAAAACAGTCCAAGGACCAAAACAAAACTACTTACTTGGCCATGCAAgaccaaaataaaaaccaatAAACCACTTACTTGGCAAGATTAGGAAAAAACTATGCCGTCAGAAGCCATCCTGTACACcatatacaaaaagaaaaaacatcaaGGCAATAGCCTCATGAGATTTATGAGGAACATTCCACAAGGTGCAAATGTCCTTATTTTCTGAGCTAGGCTTTATGTTTCTCCAAGAAAGCATACAGTCCCTGATAGCAGTGTTAATCAACAATTCAAGAGATGAGGGGTCTAGTGATCTTTGTTGGATCAGCTTCTATTTCTTTCAACCCAAACATGATACAGAGCTGCAGCCAAGGAAATTTTCAAGATTGAAATTCTGAGTCCTTAGCATGCAGAATAAACCAAGTTTTCTCATCTTCCCAAGCCTTAGGGCCCCTATTCACCTTCTTCCTCAGGACTTCATGCCACACTTCTCCAGAATAGGGACAGTCAAAGAACAAGTGGTTGTGAGATTCAGAAACACCTCTGTTACAGAGGATATAAGAGGCATCAGAAATAATTCCCAAACAAGGAGTCTGTCCATTAGTTTTTGCTGCATAGCCATCCATAGGATGAAGACCCATCTTGGAACATACTTGGAAAACCACTGACAGCCTTCCAAGCAGATTTTATAGTAAACAGTCCAGAAGGAGAGGGGGACCAAACCACTCAATCATTCACAGACGTATTAGGAACCAGAGTAGCAGGAATATTAGACTTAATCTCATGCATAATCCTGCTCCTTTCTCGAGGCCATTTCCATGTTCCATTTTGAATAAGAGAAGATACTTTAGCGATGATAGACTGACCAATGTTAAAGCACACCTTATCCCCAAATTTGTGATATAGAGGACCTTAAGGGTGCCAATTGTCCAACTACATATTGGAGTTTATAGTACTTAAAGATTTTGAATTGGGTCCTCACTCTTGAATCTTGACAATTTAGGGAAGAGGGGGTTGGAACTCCCTAATTGGCGATATAGGTGTGGGAGGGTTAAGCAGTTAGGGGAGCATTTGTTGCTTCATTAAGGTCATTGTAAGCTTGCTATAGATTTGTGCTATTTGTTGGAGGGCTAGGAAGTTAGTGGATCATTTGTTGCTTTATTAAGGTCATTGTGAGGTTGCTAGGGCTTTGTGCTGCATGTCGTTCTCTATATTTGGAGCGACTTGTGTGGTGTTAGTGTCAATATTTCCACTCATTTATTCTAGGCATAGACGAAGGCAGACAATTTGGGCCAAATTTTTTTAGGAATAGTTTGGGTTGAATTCCAAGTTCTCGCTTCTTGATTTAGGCTGATAATTCAGATGgtatgtcatttttcaattcaaatcttCTTTTCGATTTGCCTAAAGATATAAGCACAACGAAGAACCGAgcttacttctctctctctctctctctctctcaacaatcttcttccttcttctgcttcttccaTCCTCTGTTCTAAACTTTCTTCAATGCTTTACCAGTGGGGAAGAAATTCATGGTAGCACCTATGGGCTTGATTGGTGTATCTGAATCCAGTTTTGTTTTACAGGgaatttcccaaattttttctGGCTTTATTTGACTTTATTAGAGAGAGTGGGTCTTGTTGACTTTATAGGTGGgactctttgtttttttagtaaATCTGAATCTGGGTTTTTCGGACTTATTTAGCTCTATACGCAGGTTGTTGTCCCAGAACCGATTCCAAACCTCAAGCTAAACTCACAGATTCTTCAGGTACTTATTGCTTCTAAGATTTACAAGTTTTCCAATTCTAAGTTGGATTGCATTCCAAATTTTGTAATTCTTGCGTATGGACATGCAGGAGTCAATCATTGACCTGATAAATAGAAATCCCAGTGCTGGATGGAAAGCTTATATGAGTCCTCGATTCTCCAATTATACTGTGAGTTCTTCTCAGCTGTCAGACCTTGTTCGGGCTGAATTGTGCACATCTGTTTAGACAATATTCAACTTCCAGTTTATTTCTATGGCTTCTTGTTGCCATTTTTTCCCCTTCGGTTTGCAGGTTGGTCAATTTAAGCACCTTCTTGGAGTCAAACCAACACCACAACAGGATTTGAAGGATGTCCCAGTAATTGCTCATCCAAAAACCCTAAAGTTGCCTGATCATTTTGATGCCAGAACAGCTTGGCCTCATTGTAGCACCATCGGGAAAATTCTTGGTTGGTTACTTGCTAGGTCTTAGTTAATTCATGATTCTTTATAAAGGTGCTAATACTTTGTCCTTCTCTATGTTAACCGCTGCAATGCTCCTCGTAAAGATCAGGTGACCAATATTGCTTATTTCTATTTGATTTTTTCAACAGATGAGCCGTATGGATATCTTGGCTGACCTGATTTTATGTGGACAGGGTCACTGTGGTTCTTGTTGGGCTTTTGGTGCTGTTGAGTCACTATCTGACCGTTTTTGTGTCCATTTCAGCATGGTAAGCTATACTTCACATGTACAGCAAACTTATGTAACTGCTGATTTTTGTATGGACACACATCCACACATTGTTTGTCATAATGCAGAATCTCTCTTTATCTGTTAACGATGTCTTAGCCTGTTGTGGCTTTTTGTGCGGTGCTGGCTGTGATGGTGGTTATTCTCTCTATGCGTGGCGATACTTTGTCCACCATGGTGTTGTGACTGAAGAGGTAGAGTCTGGTGGCTTTCTTGTCTGTATTATTGTTTCACCTGCACTGATTTGATTCACCTTTCAAAGATGATAACTTTCGTGTACCGGCTTCGCATCCATGGCCAATTTGCATTCTCATGTATCTCAAAATGATCATCTGGCAGTGTGATCCATATTTTGATAATAGTGGATGCTCACACCCTGGTTGTGAACCTGGATATCCGACGCCAAAGTGTGCAAGGAAGTGTGTAAACAAGAACCTGCTCTGGAGGGAGTCAAAACGTTTCAGTGTCAGTGCATATAGAATCCACTCGGATCCCTATAGCATCATGGCAGAAGTTTATAAGAATGGACCAGTTGAGGTTGCTTTCACTGTTTATGAGGTAAAAGAAATTTCTGCGAACTGTTTTAGTGTGACTTGTGAAGATGTGATTCTGTTGTGCAAGTCCATTGGACATTAGGAACCAGAAGATTATGGACGGTGCTTGAATGTTTACTAGGAACAGGGTTTATCACTTCTTCCTCAATTTGGCATCTTATATGTTTCTTCCTGTTTGTATTGGATTTCATCTGCAAGTGCTTTGTATGCTGAAAGTGGATTCAGATAAGGTGCATGAATCTAATTATCCTTGTATTCATAGGACCTTTTTATTTGACTGTACTTTTCCCGGAACAGGATTTTGCTCATTACAAGTCAGGAGTTTACAAGCACGTGACAGGTGATGTCTTGGGAGGTCATGCTGTAAAGCTAATTGGATGGGGAACTTCTGAGGATGGGGAGGATTATTGGGTAGGTTGATACATTCCTCATTATCATCATGAGATTGTGAACCATGTTTAAGACAGTATCCTCATCGTGCACTTGCATTTTGCAGCTTCTTGCAAATCAGTGGAATAGAAGCTGGGGTGATGTATGTTCTCTTTTTTGGCATAATTAGCCACGTTTAAATGTGACCCTTCTTCGATACTTTAATTATTGCTTTAAATGGCAGGACGGATACTTCAAGATCAAAAGGGGAACGAATGAGTGCGGCATTGAAGAGGATGTGATTGCTGGCTTGCCTTCATCCAAAAACTTGATTAAAGAGTTTACTGAAATGGATGCTACTCTTGACGTGTCAGCCTGAACACAGTTTATTTCCTGTGCAGATTGCTGTCCTAGTCCATGAATTCTTTGGACTACtattacttctttttctttttaaaaaagacagtCTTGGGATTGGAAACACTATCGGGTTTgttaaaaataaacttactCCCTTCCGATTAGATGCTCCTTTATACTGTCCATCACGGACTGGAAGGAACTGAATACTGTAAGTGATCGGGTCTGCTGACTGCTTGTGGCATATGATGAATCCAGACTATGCTATGCCTCAGTTGATGATCATGCAATTGGTGATATCAAACGCCTTCCTTCGATTAAAGGAGGCTTTGAAATTTCCCTCGGGTCTTTTTCATAATTCCGCGATAAAACTTTCAACTTATAACCCACCCAATAAAATGCTTCACCTTTCGAATGTAAGCCTCCTTGAACACGGAAATAGTACCAAGTATATCATTCAGGTTCAGGTTCAGACGTCTGACTTGTTGAGAATTTGGATGTCTAGTATTCCCGAATAATTGTTGAAATGCATTCAAATTTGCACACCTTGCAAATCACATAAACCAttagagaaaattttatttacggaGCCTCATATTTATGAGCTTAATCTTGGCCGTCCAAATGCgttttggacgatccgaatTAAAAACAATTATTGATTGCTGAAATGGACGGGTGTGATTGCGCGACTCCGTGAATCAATCTCAAACCATTCTCACTCATTTTTTACTGATGGTTGCAACTGGGCCAACTATGAGTCCTACGCAAACAATATGAGTCGTTCATGAAtgaacgtaaaatatttttttaagggcccCCGCGAAAAATCGGCTCAATTCAATACCTATAGGCGCTGGATCCAATCATCTAagttttcatttagatttcattcagctcaatccgatacctataggtgctcgatccaatcgtctaacttttcattatcctgaaattcgaatgaaaagttagatgattagatcgagcaccGATAGGTTttgaattgagcttatttcttggcggaggcccttgaaaaaatattttacatttaatgaacggctcagattgtTTGTGTGAAActcgtagtgggccccacaacggaTCTGtgcatttttttgtgtgtgtaacAGCATTGGTTGCAACTTAGAACCCCATGCCAGATTTTTTGGGTCTCTTTCtgatggagttttttttttggggttttttcgCTCATAATTCTTACTAGATTCAGGTTAAATATTTTGGATTAATTGTATGTAGATgatgagagaaatcagaaaattataaaataaataccaaatttgaaaaaaattcactaaatatgaaataagtttgaatttttttaaaaagatagtCTTTTAATGTCTTTAGCATCATCTTTCATGAATTCTTTTCAACGTtgatttataatttataatCTTTATGACATAGAGATGAACGAATGTGATgtgaaaagctaaaaataattaaaagttgaaaaatatgtgatgaaaagctaaaataatatcaatttgttttggaaaatgataatgccaaaacccaTTTTGTTGCTGCCAAAACCCAAATAGAATTTACACTTAACTGACTTATTTGTCCTCCTAAATATTACCCATTCaatgctctctctctttttgtttttgatctgCAACCCATTCAATACTAGCACTATTCTACATTTGCTTCGTCCCCATCCCCAATTCTACTCTGGGATTATTCTATCTTCTTGTAACTCAACTACAAACATCCCCAATTCTATTCTCGTCATTTATATAGCCACAAATCGATTTGAACAACATTCTCCTTTCTTTACTTTTGAATCCTAGTTTTATGACCATTATACTGGCCGTTCATCTCGAATTTGAAGGAATATGTTAAACCCACTCAGCTCAGCAATGGAGAAAGCAAACTTCTTCTCTAACATAATTCGAGTTCTTCAAATTACAACACACATTCAAACTTCGAAAACAACTTCGATTTATAATTAAATTCTACAATTGGCGATTTAACCATTGATGAAGCCGTTACTTGAACTAGGTTATTCAGAGCTCAAGCTCGAAAATTGCCAGCTTCAACAATGGAGGCCAGttagtttttttgaaatgatccaACATTTGGAAAAGGATATTCCTAAATCTCGTACTTGATCAAACCGCCAACTTGGGCGATTTTGTTCCGTTGTTCGTCGTGACTTGATGAGTCAGCCTATATCGACGGCTGCTCAAGATTTCTGATCACTCTCACT
The sequence above is a segment of the Rhododendron vialii isolate Sample 1 chromosome 13a, ASM3025357v1 genome. Coding sequences within it:
- the LOC131312321 gene encoding cathepsin B-like protease 2 gives rise to the protein MNLSLSVNDVLACCGFLCGAGCDGGYSLYAWRYFVHHGVVTEECDPYFDNSGCSHPGCEPGYPTPKCARKCVNKNLLWRESKRFSVSAYRIHSDPYSIMAEVYKNGPVEVAFTVYEDFAHYKSGVYKHVTGDVLGGHAVKLIGWGTSEDGEDYWLLANQWNRSWGDDGYFKIKRGTNECGIEEDVIAGLPSSKNLIKEFTEMDATLDVSA